The genome window CGAGGATTATCTGGACGAGTATCTCTACCCCTATCTCCAGTTCCTGGGGGTGGAGGGCAGCAAGGAGGACGTGATCCGGCGGTGCAGTCTGGAGAGCATCGGGGAGTACCTGAAGGGTGCCGGGAACATCGCGGTGGTGGGCAACGAGGACGACCCCATCCTGGATGAGGGCAACCTGAATTTTCTGCGGGACACCTTTGGCGACAGGGTCAGGCTTTTCCCGCATGGTGGCCATTGCGGCAACCTGCAGCATGTGAATTTTGTCAACGCCATGCTTGAGGCGGTCAAGTAGGAGCGCCATGAACAGCAGCAGAACCATATCGTTTCATTCCCTGGCCCGGGCCGTGTGTCTGGTCATGGTGTTGCTGCTGCTCGGCGCATGCGCCTCCCGCAAGGTGGCTCCGGAACTGACGCTTGAAGACCGGCAGTTCCGCGCCCCGGTCTCCCATGTACCCAGCCCTGAGGAAATCAGGAATGCGGTCGAGGATTCCTATTTCGGCGTGGACGACCCCGCCAACAACTTCAACCGCACCATGTATTCCTTCAACGCCCATTTCGACAAGTACGTCTTCATGCCGCTGGTGAAGACCTACAATGCAGTGCTGATCCCGCCGGCGCGCAAGGGCATTTCCAACGGTATCGACAACCTCAACGAGGTTCCCACCTTTGTGAACTGCGTACTGCAGGGCAAGGGGAAAAAAGCCGTGGTTACCGTGGGCCGGTTTTTGGTCAACTCCACCATCGGTATTCTGGGGCTTATGGATGTGGCTTCGGAGATGGGGCTGACCAAGCACGAGGAGGATTTCGGACAGACCCTGGGCGTCTGGGGATTCGACGACGGCCCGTATCTGGTGCTGCCCATCCTCGGCCCGTCCAACGGGCGCGACGCCATCGGCCTGGTGCCGGATTACTTCATTTCCATGTACGAGATGGAAGCCATCTACAGCGCCGCGGACGTGAAGGACAAGTCCTCAGCCCGCAACATCAATTCCGGGACCCGGGCCATCAACGCCCGCGCCAATATCCCGTTCCTCTATTACTCCACGGATACCCCGTTCGAGTACGAGTTTGTGCGTTTCCTGTATACCAAGAAGCGTGAACTGGACGTCCAGAAATAAACAAGGATAAGAGCGCATCTACTTCGTTGCCGCAAGAAAGCCAGCTCCCCACGTATTGGATATACGCTGCGGGCTGGCTTTCTTTTGCGTTTCGTATCTGCGACCCTTCTCGGCAGTCTTGAAAAGGGCGTTTGATGGAGCAGATTCATTTTGATCGAAGCGAAATTGTAGCTGCATCAGCAATACAGGACCCCGAAGCCACTACACGTCCAGTTCGATGCCGATGGGGCAGTGGTCCGAGCCTTGGACCTCGGGTTCGATCCAGGCCCGCTTGACCTTTTTCTTCAGTTCCTCCGAGACAAAGAAGTAGTCGATGCGCCATCCCGCGTTGTTTTGGCGGGCGTTGAAGCGGTACGACCACCAGGTATAGTGGTGCGGACCCGGCTCGAACATGCGGAAGGTGTCCACGTAGCCGTGCTCTATGAATTTGTCGATCCAGGCGCGCTCGATAGGCAGGAACCCGGAGCGCTCGGCATTGGATTTGGGGTTCTTGAGGTCGATCTCGGTGTGGGCCGTGTTGAAGTCGCCGCCCACCACGATGGGCTTGGTCTTGCGCAGTTCCTGGGCGTGCTCCAGGAAGCAGTCGTAGAAGCCCATCTTGAACTCCAGGCGTTCGTCCGACATCTGGCCGTTGGGAAAATAGATGTTGAAGAGGTGGAAATCCGGATACTCCAGATGCTGCACCCGGCCCTCGTTGCGGTAGCGCTCGTCGGGAAGGCCTGTGAACACGGCCAGGGGCTCCGGGTTACAGAAGCAGCAGGTGCCCGAATACCCTTTCTTTTTCTGGGAGGAATTCCAGTAGTGGTGGCTGAAGGAGTCGGGCTCGCTGTGCTTGTGCGGCACTTGGTCCTTTTCCGCCTTGGTTTCCTGAAGCATGACCACGTCCGCGCCGCAGCCGTCCAGCCAGGAGCGGAAATCCTTTTTCAGTACGGCCCTGTAGCCGTTGACGTTCCAGGAATAGATGATCACGGGCGTTTCCTTGCTTGGGGTTCAGACGCGCAGAGGGAACCCGCCGCAAAACGGATTCCCTCCGGAAAATTGTTGGGCCCGATGCCCGGTGAACCGATTAGTCCTCGTTGGGGGTGCTGGTTTTGATCATCACCAGACCGCAGATGGTCATGACCAGACCCAGGAAAAACCAGAAATAACCTTCCATATCGTGCTCCTCCGTTCTTGGCTTGCAAGCCTTGTGGTTCTGACAACATAGCAAATTTTTCTCTGCATTGGAAGGAACTTGAGCCTGCGGCTTCGGCTTGAGCATTGTTGTGTTTCGGCCTACAACCGGGGCATGCAGCAATATGATGCCATTATTTTGGGCGCAGGGGCCTCGGGCCTGTATTGCGCCCTGCACGCGGCCCGGCGCGGCCGGAGTGTCGCGGTGCTCGACCACGGTCCCAAGGTGGCCCGCAAGGTCAGGATTTCCGGAGGCGGGCGGTGCAATTTCACCAATCTCGAATGCGGTGCCGGGCACTTCCTTTCCGAGAATCCCCATTTCTGCAAGTCGGCCCTGGCGCGGCACACGCCGTGGGATGTGGTGGCCTTTTTTGCGGAGCACGGTATCGGGTACGAGGAAAAGGCCGCGGGCCAGCTTTTTTCGGACCAGGGCGCGGGCCGCGTGGCGGGCGTGCTGGCAGAGCAGTGCCACCGCAGCGGCGTTGCGGTTCTGTTGGAGCGTGAGATCGGGAGCGTTTCGGGCACCGGGCCGTTTCAGGTGGAAACCAACGGCGAGTCCCTGGAGGCCCCGAAGCTGGTGTTGGCCCTGGGCGGCAGGTCCTGGCCCCAGGTCGGCGCTTCGGATCTGGGGTATCGCCTGGCGCGGCAGTTCGGACTGAATGTCGTCAAGCCAAGGCCCGGCCTGGTCCCGCTGGTGCTCTCCGGCAAGGAGGCCGAGCGCTGCAACCGGCTGGCGGGCACGGCCTTGCCCGTGGCCGTATCCACCAACGGTCAGACCTTCACCGATGACCTGCTGTTTACCCATAAGGGGATTTCCGGTCCCGCCGTGCTGCAGGTTTCCTCCTACTGGCAGAGCAACGACCCTGTGCTCGTGGACCTGATGCCCGGGCGGCGGGTGGAGGTCCTGGTGGAGGAAAACCGCCGGTCCAACGCGCTTTTCCGCAAGGTGCTGCAGTCCTGTCTTCCGAAACGTATTCTTCCGGAATTTATTCCGAAATCTATTGGTGAAACCCCGGTTTCCCAGCTGAGCAACAAGCAACTGCAACAGGCTGCGGACGCCCTGCATCGCTGGGAAGTGATCCCCTCGGGAACGGAAGGCTGGAAAAAGGCCGAGGTATCCTGCGGCGGTGTGGACACGGCAGAACTTTCGTCCAAGACCCTGGAGGTGAACAAGGTGCCGGGCCTGCACGTCATCGGCGAACTGCTCGATGTCACCGGCCACCTGGGCGGGCACAATCTGCAATGGGCCTGGGCTTCGGCCCATGCTGTGGGAGTGTTGTTGTAATTCGGCTGTTCGGAAGGGCGCATTCGCCTTGTCGATGCAAACAAGAAAAGCCCCGACGCGTCTGTTTCAAGATGCGCCGGGGCTTTTTTTTCGTACCCCTCTGAGCGGATTCGCTGTCAGGGGGGCGGGAAATTTGTGTTCAATCCGAGGTGAGCAGGGTGATCAGTTTTTCGGCCATGGGGTATTGCCGGATGAGCGCGGACCGGTCGCCGTGTTCGTAGTCGGCGTATTCGAAGCCCGGGGCCACGGTACAGCCCAGCAGGCCGAAACTGCCGCCCGGCAGAAGGCGCGTTCCCTGCCAGACGCCCTTGGGCGCCAGCGCCTGGAGCTTATGGCCCGCGGCGATGTCCTGGCCGAGAACGATGGTCTTTGCCGATCCATCCGGGTGCAGTTGGATCATTTCGCAGGGATCCCCCAGATAGAAGTGAAAGATCTCGTCGCTTTTCAGCCTGTGAATGTGCGAGAAGGTCGCCGGGGTGAGCATGTAGTAGATGGCCGTGCCGTGTGCTCGCGGGCCGTCGTATGGGCCGGGCAGGTGCTCTTGGAGCACGCTTTCCGCGCTACGGTAGGTCTCGGCAAAGAAACCGCCTTCCTCGGGGTGCGGCTCCAGGCGCAACAGGCGGATGACGTCTTCCGGCGTAAGCGCGCTCATGCCCTACCCCCCGTAATGCGGCGGCGGTACGTCGCTGGTTTCCATCTCCGAGGCCTCGGCCAGTTCCTTGAACTTGCGGGCCATGATGTTGAACAGTTTTTCCAGTTCATCCAGCTGCTTTTGCTGTTCGTAGACCACCTCGTTGAGCTGCTCGATGGTCCGCTCCTGCTCGGCGGTAATGGCTTCCAGCCGTTCTATGCGATCTTCCATTGCGGTACTCCTGTTGCTTCAGCCGCAGGAATACGCACGAACCGGCAGACAGTAAAGGATTATACCTTCTGTTCCACCTTGCTGAAGCAGGGGATGCACAGGGTCTGGCCGTCAAAGCGCCGGGTGCGCGATTCCATGGCTCCCTCGCCGCAGTGGTCGCAGACCAGGGTGGCCAGAATCTTTGCGGGCCTCGGGATGAGGGTGTCGGGCTCGCTGATGTGGAAGACCTCCTCCAGCGGGGCGTCCATGAGATTTTGCTGTTGCTCCCGGCGCAGAAGGGCGAGGCGTTCCTCTTCCTCGGGCGTGGCGGTTCCATCCACGCTTTTCTTCATGAGGTCGCGGCATTCGGCGTAGTTGGGGCCCATGGCCTCGGGCCGGAGCAGGGCGCGGAGGCCCTTGCCGTCGTTTTTGCGGTAGAAGGTGAAGGCGTTCTTGCCCCAGTCCCGGTGGATCAGGTTGCCCTTGCCAAAGGTGCAGCCGGTCAGGAACTGGATGGCGTCCACCCCGCACATGTCGGTTTCGCAGATGGTGGTCAGGGGCGTGTCGTTGTTGTGGCCGAATTCCCGCAGGCAGAGCTCCGCGGCGCGGATGCCGATGGACAGGCCCGGACAGACATGGCCGTGAAAGTCGATGGTTGCCTCGATGCGTTCCCGGGGGATGGTGGTGCTCATGGTCCGCTCCTATTGGGTCAGGTTGTGCTCATGTTGGTGTTCGCGAAGGAAATCGGCCTCCATGGTGTCCATGGGAACAACCACGGGCCTCCCCGCCACATGTTCGATATGCACCGGGACGTTGTAGACGTCCTCGATGATCTCCGCCGTGATCCGGCCGCGATCCACTGCGGCGTGGATGCGCCCGTCCTTGAGAAAAAGGAATTTGTCGGCAAAGCGCAGGGCCTGGTTGAGGTCGTGCATGGTCATCACCGCTGCCACGGCATGGCTGCGCACCACGGCCCGCACCAGGGAGAGGATCTCCACCTGGTTGCGTAGGTCCAGGCTGCTGGTGGGCTCGTCCAGAAGCAGCACGCGCGGTTCCTGGACCAGGGCACGGGCAATGCTGATCTTCTGCACCTCGCCGCCGCTCATTTCGTCCAGGTGGCGCAGGGCCAGTTTTTCCAGGCGCAGCCGTTTCACTGCCGAATCCACGATGCGCAGATCCCGGTCGCAAACGCGCCAACGGATGTGGGGCTTGCGGCCCATGAGGATGGCGTCAAAGGCCGTCATGCGTCCTGTCTCCTGCTTCTGGGCCACATAACCCAGCCTGCGGGCGATTGCGCCGGGTTCCATCTTGCAGACATCGGCATCGTCCACCAGGACGCAGCCGCCCGTGGGGCGGTGGATGGCGTTCATGCACTTGAGCAGGGTGGTCTTGCCCACGCCGTTGGGACCCATGATGGCCAGGACCTCGCCCTCTTCCACGCCGAAGTGCACGCCCTTGAGCACGGACAGGCTCTTGTAGGAAAATTCCAGGCCGTGAACGTTGAGGATCATGAGTTCCTCCTGGTGATGAGGTAGAGGAAGGCCGGAGCCCCGAGAAAGGCGGTCAGCACCGAGACGGGGAGAATGTGCGGGGCCAGCAGGAGCCGGGCCACCGTATCCGAAGCCAGCAGGAGAACCCCGCCGAAGAGGATGGAGGCCGGGATGAGGAAACGGTGGTCGTCCCCCACGAACCGCCGCACCATGTGTGGGCAGACAAGGCCCACGAATCCGATGATGCCGACAAAGGAGACGATGACGGCTGTCAGGAGGGAGGACACGAACATTCCGAGGATCCTGACCCGTTCCACCTGAACCCCCAGACCCTTTGCGGTTTCGTCGCCCGCATTGATGGCGTTGTAGTTCCAGCGGTTGCAGATGAAATAGACGCAGCCTGCGCCGGTGACCGAGCCCATGACGGCCAGTTCGGGCCAGTTGGCCCGGGCCGTGTCGCCGAAGGTCCAGAAGACCATGGCCGCCAGCTGCACGTCGTCCGCAAAGTACTGCAGGAACATGGTGCCCGCGGTGAAGAGCGCCCAGAGGGCGACCCCGGCCAGGACGGTGGTCTCCGGGGACGACCTGCGGATGCGGGAGATGGCGATGATGGTCAGGGTTGCGACCAGGCTCATGGCAAAGGCCACCGATGTCGTCACATAGGGGTTGTTGATGACGATGGCGTCCGTGCCCGTGGAGTGCATGGAACCCGAGTCCAAGACCATGACCGAAAGCGCGGCCCCGAAGGATGCGGCATGGGTGATGCCCAGGGTGAAGGGGGAACCCAGAGGGTTGCGGAGCACGGATTGCATGACCACCCCGGCCACGGCCAGGCCCGCCCCGGCCACGATGGCCGCCAGGGCCTGGGGCAGGCGGATGTTCCAGATGATGGCGTCCCAGCGCTTGCTGGCGGCCGAGCCTGTGAGGGCCAGCCAAACCTCGGCCAGGGGAATGTTCACGGCCCCGCAGCTGATGGCGACCACCAGGGCCGCCGCCAGCACCAAGCCGGTTCCGGCAATGATTGTCCGCTTGCGGTTGACGTGCCGGAGATAGTCGGCCGGGAGAACTCCATCATCAAAGTGCATGGCTACCTACTTGCTGAGGATTTTGCCCTTGTCGCCGATGCGGATCACGGACGGGTCCAGCCGCTTGAAGGCCAGGCCGCCGAATGCCGCCGACAGGTCCGTGAACACGGGCTTGCCCACCAAGAACGTGTAGATCTCGTCGGCTTTGGATGCGGAGTCCACGTCCGCAAAGGCCTCGGGATACAGGATCTTGCCGATGAAATAGGCGTCGGCCAGGGTGTTGCCGTGGTTTGAGGTGTACCAGTTGTAGGGCAGCACGCCGAAGACCCGGTCCTGCTTGCAGGCGGTCAGTTCCTGGAAGGACGGGTCGTTGTGCAGTTCGTAGAGGGAGTTGGATTCGGCCCCGGCCCGGATGGTGGAGAGGTCCACGAACAGGTAGCCCGGGTTCCATTCCAGGATCATTTCCTTGGCCATGTCCGCATGGCGCAGGGGTTCGGAACCGTCCTGCGGCGCGGCCACGTTGCGGGCGTTCAGGAACTGGAACGGGGGGTAGCCGGGTTCGGTGGAACGGAAACCGTGGGGCCCCTTGAAGGCGATGCCGCCCACGTAGCAACTGGGGCCCTGGAGGCCTTCGGTTCGTTTCTGCAGGTCCGCAATGGTGTTTTCCATGAAGTCGACGACCGCCTTGGCCCGATCCTCGGCGCCCAGCACCTTGGCCATGAGGGTCAGAGCCTGCTTCATGGCGTTCCTGCGCACGCCGAGGTCGCCGTAGTCGAGCACCACTACCGGAATGCCGGTTTTCTGCTGCAATTCGTCGGGATCATGTCCCATGGTGCCGTATGTCTTGAAGATCACCTGGGGCTGCGGCTCCAGCGCGGCGATGAGCTCCGGGTTGTCGTGCCCCCGGAATTGGCCGAACAGCGGCAGCTGCTTGAACTGCGGGTTGGCCATTGCATAGGGGCGGGCGTCGATGAGCCGGACCTCGAGCTCGGCGCTGTCCACCCCCACGATGCGGTCCTGCGCCTGGAGATAGGTCAGGTAGCGCAGACAGCCGGACCCGGAGGCCAGCACGCGCTGCGGGTGCACGGGCACCTCGACGCTGCGTCCAGCCATGTCCGTGATGGTCATTGTGGACGTGGTTGCGGTTTGTTGTGGTTGGTTCTGGTCGCAGCCGAACAGGAAAAGCGAGACAAGGGCAAGCAGGAACAGGCGTCGCATCATTGTAAAAACCTACTGTAGATGTTGGGTACGGGATATTTTACGATGAACGCAATGAGTATAAAAATACAGAAAACGTGTCAAACGGGGGCGGAATTCGAGAGGGAAAATCCGCAGGGATTTTTCAGGTCCGGTTGGTCAGGACAACCCCGGCGATGACCATGCAGCCGCCCAGCAACAGCGAGAGCTCCAGGGCTTCGCCGAGCATGAGTGAGGCAAAGAGCAGGGCGAAGATCGGCACCAGGTTGATGAAGATGCCTGCCCGGGACGGGCCGATGGCCTGGATGCCCTTGTAGTACCAGGCATAGCTCAGGCCCGTGGCCAGCACGCCCAGGTAGAGGATACAGCCCCAGTCCGTGAGGGAAGCCCTGGCAATGTCCTCTGCAAGGCCCGTGTGCAGGGCCGGGAAGAACAGAAAGGCCGAGCCGAAAAGACAGGACCACATGACCGCAACGGGCGGGGAGAGATGCTTCATGGCCGAGCGCCCGCCCAGGGAATAGGCGGTCCAGGCGGCCACGCAGCCCAGGATGAGCAGGTCGCCGGTGGAAACGCCCTGGCGCAGCAGGGTCATTGGGTTCCCGTTGGAGAGCACCACGGCCACGCCGCACAGGGAGAGCAGGGTCCCGAATATGCGCACCGGCCCGAATCGCTCC of Salidesulfovibrio onnuriiensis contains these proteins:
- a CDS encoding MlaA family lipoprotein, with product MNSSRTISFHSLARAVCLVMVLLLLGACASRKVAPELTLEDRQFRAPVSHVPSPEEIRNAVEDSYFGVDDPANNFNRTMYSFNAHFDKYVFMPLVKTYNAVLIPPARKGISNGIDNLNEVPTFVNCVLQGKGKKAVVTVGRFLVNSTIGILGLMDVASEMGLTKHEEDFGQTLGVWGFDDGPYLVLPILGPSNGRDAIGLVPDYFISMYEMEAIYSAADVKDKSSARNINSGTRAINARANIPFLYYSTDTPFEYEFVRFLYTKKRELDVQK
- a CDS encoding exodeoxyribonuclease III — protein: MIIYSWNVNGYRAVLKKDFRSWLDGCGADVVMLQETKAEKDQVPHKHSEPDSFSHHYWNSSQKKKGYSGTCCFCNPEPLAVFTGLPDERYRNEGRVQHLEYPDFHLFNIYFPNGQMSDERLEFKMGFYDCFLEHAQELRKTKPIVVGGDFNTAHTEIDLKNPKSNAERSGFLPIERAWIDKFIEHGYVDTFRMFEPGPHHYTWWSYRFNARQNNAGWRIDYFFVSEELKKKVKRAWIEPEVQGSDHCPIGIELDV
- a CDS encoding NAD(P)/FAD-dependent oxidoreductase → MSLRLRLEHCCVSAYNRGMQQYDAIILGAGASGLYCALHAARRGRSVAVLDHGPKVARKVRISGGGRCNFTNLECGAGHFLSENPHFCKSALARHTPWDVVAFFAEHGIGYEEKAAGQLFSDQGAGRVAGVLAEQCHRSGVAVLLEREIGSVSGTGPFQVETNGESLEAPKLVLALGGRSWPQVGASDLGYRLARQFGLNVVKPRPGLVPLVLSGKEAERCNRLAGTALPVAVSTNGQTFTDDLLFTHKGISGPAVLQVSSYWQSNDPVLVDLMPGRRVEVLVEENRRSNALFRKVLQSCLPKRILPEFIPKSIGETPVSQLSNKQLQQAADALHRWEVIPSGTEGWKKAEVSCGGVDTAELSSKTLEVNKVPGLHVIGELLDVTGHLGGHNLQWAWASAHAVGVLL
- a CDS encoding cupin domain-containing protein produces the protein MSALTPEDVIRLLRLEPHPEEGGFFAETYRSAESVLQEHLPGPYDGPRAHGTAIYYMLTPATFSHIHRLKSDEIFHFYLGDPCEMIQLHPDGSAKTIVLGQDIAAGHKLQALAPKGVWQGTRLLPGGSFGLLGCTVAPGFEYADYEHGDRSALIRQYPMAEKLITLLTSD
- a CDS encoding SlyX family protein produces the protein MEDRIERLEAITAEQERTIEQLNEVVYEQQKQLDELEKLFNIMARKFKELAEASEMETSDVPPPHYGG
- a CDS encoding FmdE family protein, which codes for MSTTIPRERIEATIDFHGHVCPGLSIGIRAAELCLREFGHNNDTPLTTICETDMCGVDAIQFLTGCTFGKGNLIHRDWGKNAFTFYRKNDGKGLRALLRPEAMGPNYAECRDLMKKSVDGTATPEEEERLALLRREQQQNLMDAPLEEVFHISEPDTLIPRPAKILATLVCDHCGEGAMESRTRRFDGQTLCIPCFSKVEQKV
- a CDS encoding ABC transporter ATP-binding protein produces the protein MILNVHGLEFSYKSLSVLKGVHFGVEEGEVLAIMGPNGVGKTTLLKCMNAIHRPTGGCVLVDDADVCKMEPGAIARRLGYVAQKQETGRMTAFDAILMGRKPHIRWRVCDRDLRIVDSAVKRLRLEKLALRHLDEMSGGEVQKISIARALVQEPRVLLLDEPTSSLDLRNQVEILSLVRAVVRSHAVAAVMTMHDLNQALRFADKFLFLKDGRIHAAVDRGRITAEIIEDVYNVPVHIEHVAGRPVVVPMDTMEADFLREHQHEHNLTQ
- a CDS encoding FecCD family ABC transporter permease, which codes for MHFDDGVLPADYLRHVNRKRTIIAGTGLVLAAALVVAISCGAVNIPLAEVWLALTGSAASKRWDAIIWNIRLPQALAAIVAGAGLAVAGVVMQSVLRNPLGSPFTLGITHAASFGAALSVMVLDSGSMHSTGTDAIVINNPYVTTSVAFAMSLVATLTIIAISRIRRSSPETTVLAGVALWALFTAGTMFLQYFADDVQLAAMVFWTFGDTARANWPELAVMGSVTGAGCVYFICNRWNYNAINAGDETAKGLGVQVERVRILGMFVSSLLTAVIVSFVGIIGFVGLVCPHMVRRFVGDDHRFLIPASILFGGVLLLASDTVARLLLAPHILPVSVLTAFLGAPAFLYLITRRNS
- a CDS encoding iron ABC transporter substrate-binding protein; translated protein: MMRRLFLLALVSLFLFGCDQNQPQQTATTSTMTITDMAGRSVEVPVHPQRVLASGSGCLRYLTYLQAQDRIVGVDSAELEVRLIDARPYAMANPQFKQLPLFGQFRGHDNPELIAALEPQPQVIFKTYGTMGHDPDELQQKTGIPVVVLDYGDLGVRRNAMKQALTLMAKVLGAEDRAKAVVDFMENTIADLQKRTEGLQGPSCYVGGIAFKGPHGFRSTEPGYPPFQFLNARNVAAPQDGSEPLRHADMAKEMILEWNPGYLFVDLSTIRAGAESNSLYELHNDPSFQELTACKQDRVFGVLPYNWYTSNHGNTLADAYFIGKILYPEAFADVDSASKADEIYTFLVGKPVFTDLSAAFGGLAFKRLDPSVIRIGDKGKILSK
- a CDS encoding DMT family transporter, with protein sequence MNRNSTPFVFFLLVLTMALWGGTWVAGRVLATHMAPLSASFLRFFSASVFLVLFVSHGQGGFPKISWRLAPHAAFLGATGVFMYSWFFFKGLQYSTAGRAALIVACIPVCISGLSALLYKERFGPVRIFGTLLSLCGVAVVLSNGNPMTLLRQGVSTGDLLILGCVAAWTAYSLGGRSAMKHLSPPVAVMWSCLFGSAFLFFPALHTGLAEDIARASLTDWGCILYLGVLATGLSYAWYYKGIQAIGPSRAGIFINLVPIFALLFASLMLGEALELSLLLGGCMVIAGVVLTNRT